The following proteins are co-located in the Deinococcus aerius genome:
- a CDS encoding trimeric intracellular cation channel family protein, with amino-acid sequence MHELTLPPVTLEVGLRWLDLLGVLAFSLSGALLAVRKRFDLFGVLVLGCVTAVGGGAIRDTLTGQTPPLFLRDETYLWVALLGAVLAFAFGERLARFERTLSVFDSLGLALFAASGALGAINFGLGPLGVVFAGMLSGVGGGIIRDLIANEIPEVMYRRDQLYATAAAVGAAAVYLLHPHVTPFQSQLGGALLVLLLRWLSRRGWVRLPVRRLPGG; translated from the coding sequence ATGCACGAACTGACGCTGCCGCCGGTCACGCTGGAGGTGGGCCTGAGGTGGCTCGACCTGCTCGGCGTGCTCGCCTTCAGCCTGTCGGGGGCGCTGCTGGCGGTTCGCAAGCGATTTGACCTGTTCGGCGTTCTCGTGCTGGGCTGCGTGACGGCGGTGGGCGGCGGGGCGATCCGCGACACCCTGACCGGCCAGACCCCGCCCCTTTTCCTGCGCGACGAGACCTACCTGTGGGTGGCGCTGCTCGGGGCGGTCCTCGCCTTCGCCTTCGGGGAACGGTTGGCGCGCTTCGAGCGGACGCTGAGCGTGTTCGACTCGCTGGGGCTCGCGCTCTTCGCGGCGTCGGGGGCGCTCGGGGCGATCAACTTTGGGCTGGGGCCGCTCGGGGTGGTCTTCGCCGGGATGCTCAGCGGTGTGGGCGGCGGTATTATCCGCGACCTGATCGCCAACGAGATCCCGGAGGTGATGTACCGCCGCGACCAGCTCTACGCGACCGCCGCCGCTGTCGGGGCCGCCGCCGTGTACCTGCTGCACCCTCACGTCACGCCCTTTCAATCTCAATTGGGTGGGGCATTGCTCGTCCTGTTGCTGCGCTGGCTCTCGCGCCGGGGGTGGGTGAGGCTTCCCGTGCGGCGGCTGCCGGGGGGATAG
- the rpmF gene encoding 50S ribosomal protein L32: MAKHPVPKKKTSKSKRDMRRSHHALVAPNLTECPHCHAKKLQHHVCPSCGYYAGRQVLAV; encoded by the coding sequence ATGGCGAAGCACCCCGTTCCCAAGAAGAAGACGAGCAAGAGCAAGCGCGACATGCGCCGCAGCCACCACGCGCTGGTCGCCCCCAACCTGACCGAGTGCCCCCACTGCCACGCCAAGAAGCTCCAGCACCACGTGTGCCCGAGCTGCGGCTACTACGCGGGCCGTCAGGTCCTCGCGGTCTAA
- a CDS encoding class I SAM-dependent methyltransferase produces the protein MTDARRQFNAHASLYAASEVHRGGPSLPVLLEYAGPSPEDVALDVATGTGNTALALAPFVSQVIGLDLAEGMLAHARERAEREGLANATFQEGSAELLPFPDESFTLVTSRHAPHHFGDLAAFLREAYRVLRPGGRLVVADQVSPTPELQPWVDEFQRTRDPSHHAQRTVQAWRDLTTATGFAWVRDTLIPYRLEFDWWTRQSGCTTETVERLRGLARHLTPEQREEVGLIHEDGNLVAHLEPMLVVRLEKPAG, from the coding sequence ATGACCGACGCCCGCCGTCAGTTCAACGCGCACGCCAGCCTCTACGCGGCCAGCGAGGTGCACCGCGGCGGCCCCAGCCTACCCGTGCTGCTGGAGTATGCCGGGCCGAGCCCGGAGGACGTGGCGCTCGACGTAGCGACCGGGACGGGAAATACCGCGCTTGCCCTCGCGCCCTTTGTAAGCCAGGTTATCGGCCTCGACCTCGCCGAGGGGATGCTCGCCCATGCCCGCGAGCGTGCCGAGCGCGAGGGGCTTGCGAACGCGACCTTTCAGGAGGGGAGTGCTGAGCTCCTGCCCTTCCCCGACGAGTCGTTCACCCTCGTCACGTCCCGGCACGCGCCGCACCATTTCGGCGACCTGGCGGCCTTTCTGCGGGAGGCCTACCGGGTATTGAGGCCCGGTGGGCGGCTGGTCGTCGCCGATCAGGTCAGCCCCACGCCGGAGCTTCAACCCTGGGTGGACGAGTTCCAGCGCACCCGCGACCCCAGCCACCACGCGCAGCGGACGGTGCAGGCGTGGCGGGACTTGACGACGGCAACAGGTTTCGCCTGGGTACGCGACACCCTGATTCCCTACCGGCTGGAGTTCGACTGGTGGACGCGGCAATCGGGCTGCACGACCGAGACGGTGGAGCGCCTGCGCGGCCTGGCCCGCCACCTCACCCCAGAGCAGCGGGAGGAGGTCGGGCTGATCCACGAGGACGGGAACCTCGTCGCCCATCTGGAACCCATGCTCGTCGTCCGGCTGGAGAAACCGGCGGGGTAA